One genomic segment of Pongo pygmaeus isolate AG05252 chromosome 19, NHGRI_mPonPyg2-v2.0_pri, whole genome shotgun sequence includes these proteins:
- the KRT33A gene encoding keratin, type I cuticular Ha3-I, whose protein sequence is MSYSCGLPSLSCRTSCSSRPCVPPSCHGCTLPGACNIPANVSNCNWFCEGSFNGSEKETMQFLNNRLASYLEKVRQLERDNAELENLIRERSQQQEPLVCASYQSYFKTIEELQQKILCSKSENARLVVQIDNAKLASDDFRTKYETEVSLRQLVESDINGLRRILDELTLCRSDLEAQVESLKEELLCLKQNHEQEVNTLRCQLGDRLNVEVDAAPAVDLNQVLNETRSQYEALVETNRREVEQWFATQTEELNKQVVSSSEQLQSYQAEIIELRRTVNALEIELQAQHNLRDSLENTLTESEARYSSQLSQVQRLITNVESQLAEIRSDLERQNQEYQVLLDVRARLECEINTYRSLLESEDCKLPSNPCATTNACEKSTGPCISNPCGLRAQCRPCNTFGY, encoded by the exons ATGTCTTACAGTTGTGGCCTGCCCAGCCTGAGCTGCCGCACCAGCTGCTCCTCCCGGCCCTGCGTGCCCCCCAGCTGCCACGGCTGCACCCTGCCCGGGGCCTGCAACATCCCCGCCAATGTGAGCAACTGCAACTGGTTCTGTGAGGGCTCCTTCAATGGCAGCGAGAAGGAGACTATGCAGTTCCTGAACAACCGCCTGGCCAGCTACCTGGAGAAGGTGCGTCAGCTGGAGCGGGACAACGCGGAGCTGGAGAACCTCATCCGGGAGCGGTCACAGCAGCAGGAGCCCTTGGTGTGTGCCAGCTACCAGTCCTACTTCAAGACCATTGAGGAGCTCCAGCAGAAG ATCCTGTGCAGCAAGTCTGAGAATGCCAGGCTTGTGGTGCAGATCGACAATGCCAAGCTGGCCTCAGATGACTTCAGGACCAA ATATGAGACCGAGGTGTCCCTGCGGCAGCTGGTGGAGTCGGACATCAATGGCCTGCGCAGGATCCTGGATGAGCTGACCCTGTGCAGGTCTGACCTGGAGGCCCAGGTGGAGTCCCTGAAGGAGGAGCTGCTGTGCCTCAAGCAGAACCATGAGCAG GAGGTTAACACCCTGCGCTGCCAGCTTGGAGACCGCCTCAACGTGGAGGTGGACGCTGCTCCCGCTGTGGACCTGAACCAGGTCCTGAACGAGACCAGGAGTCAGTATGAGGCTCTGGTGGAAACCAATCGCAGGGAAGTGGAGCAATGGTTCGCCACGCAG ACGGAGGAGCTGAACAAGCAGGTGGTATCCAGCTCGGAGCAGCTGCAGTCCTACCAGGCGGAGATCATCGAGCTGAGACGCACGGTCAACGCCCTGGAGATCGAGCTGCAGGCCCAGCACAACTTG CGAGACTCTCTAGAAAACACGCTGACGGAGAGCGAGGCCCGCTACAGCTCCCAGCTGTCCCAGGTGCAGAGACTGATCACCAACGTGGAGTCCCAGCTGGCGGAGATCCGCAGTGACCTGGAGCGGCAGAACCAGGAGTATCAGGTGCTGCTGGACGTGCGTGCCCGGCTGGAGTGCGAGATCAACACGTACAGGAGCCTGCTGGAGAGCGAGGACTGCAA GCTCCCCTCCAACCCCTGCGCCACAACCAATGCATGTGAGAAGTCCACTGGGCCCTGTATCTCTAATCCCTGTGGCCTACGTGCTCAGTGCAGGCCTTGCAACACATTTGGGTACTAG